A genomic window from Micromonospora sp. WMMA1947 includes:
- a CDS encoding TrmH family RNA methyltransferase, translating to MAKTLTITTRNASFQQWQALLTNRTKRQRTGEFLVQGVRPITVALEQGWQIRALLYPDRQPLSRWCRDLLDRADARRVALAPDLMRELSGKDEESPEVLAVVAQPADDLARIPVGPAMLVVVFDRPKTPGNIGTLIRSADAFGASGVIITGHAADPYDPKAVRASTGSLFAVPVVRVAGHRDVLDWVAAVRADGRPQIQIIGTDEHGDVDVAEHDLTGPTLLLIGNETHGLSKGWQEASDRMVRIPIVGAASSLNAAAAGTVALYEAARQRAGRR from the coding sequence GTGGCGAAGACCCTGACGATCACCACCCGCAACGCGAGCTTCCAGCAGTGGCAGGCGCTGCTGACCAACCGCACCAAGCGGCAGCGTACGGGGGAGTTCCTGGTCCAGGGGGTACGCCCGATCACCGTGGCCCTCGAGCAGGGCTGGCAGATCCGCGCCCTCCTGTACCCGGACCGGCAACCCCTCTCCCGCTGGTGCCGCGACCTGCTCGACCGCGCCGACGCCCGGCGGGTCGCGCTCGCGCCCGACCTGATGCGGGAGCTGAGCGGCAAGGACGAGGAGTCCCCCGAGGTGCTCGCCGTGGTGGCGCAGCCCGCCGACGACCTCGCCCGGATCCCGGTCGGGCCGGCCATGCTCGTGGTGGTCTTCGACCGCCCCAAGACCCCGGGCAACATCGGCACGCTCATCCGCTCCGCCGACGCCTTCGGCGCCTCCGGCGTGATCATCACGGGCCACGCCGCCGACCCGTACGACCCGAAGGCGGTCCGGGCCAGCACCGGCTCGCTGTTCGCCGTACCGGTGGTGCGCGTCGCCGGCCACCGCGACGTCCTGGACTGGGTCGCCGCGGTGCGCGCCGACGGACGTCCGCAGATCCAGATCATCGGTACGGACGAGCACGGGGACGTGGACGTCGCTGAGCACGACCTGACCGGTCCCACTCTCCTGCTGATCGGCAACGAGACGCACGGGCTCAGCAAGGGCTGGCAGGAGGCCAGTGACCGGATGGTGCGCATCCCGATCGTGGGAGCGGCGAGTTCGCTGAACGCGGCGGCGGCCGGGACGGTGGCGCTGTACGAGGCCGCCCGGCAACGCGCCGGGCGCCGGTAG
- a CDS encoding pyridoxamine 5'-phosphate oxidase family protein — MTTREITNEAELRELIGTPMPRAAAKDRRTLHERDREWLAASPFCLIATAGADGTCDVSPKGDPRGFALVLDDTTIAIPERPGNRRADGYRNILANPHVGLIFLIPGRTDTLRINGRARLIADAPWFADMEVKGHRPVLAVEVAIEQIFYHCAKAFLRSELWQPETWQPDVLPTRARLIKEVEAPAESLADLERHYGPAYLETLYR, encoded by the coding sequence GTGACGACCCGGGAGATCACCAACGAGGCCGAGCTACGCGAACTGATCGGCACACCGATGCCGAGGGCGGCCGCCAAGGACCGCCGTACGCTGCACGAACGCGACCGGGAGTGGCTCGCCGCCTCGCCGTTCTGCCTGATCGCCACCGCCGGCGCGGACGGCACCTGCGACGTCTCCCCCAAGGGCGACCCGCGCGGTTTCGCGCTGGTGCTCGACGACACCACGATCGCGATTCCGGAGCGGCCCGGCAATCGGCGGGCCGACGGCTACCGCAACATCCTGGCCAACCCGCACGTCGGGTTGATCTTCCTGATCCCCGGCCGTACCGACACGCTGCGGATCAACGGGCGCGCCCGGCTGATCGCCGACGCGCCGTGGTTCGCCGACATGGAGGTCAAGGGCCACCGGCCGGTGCTCGCCGTCGAGGTCGCGATCGAACAGATCTTCTACCACTGCGCGAAGGCGTTCCTGCGCTCCGAGCTGTGGCAGCCGGAGACCTGGCAGCCGGACGTGCTGCCGACCCGGGCCCGGCTGATCAAGGAGGTGGAGGCCCCGGCGGAGAGCCTGGCCGACCTGGAACGCCACTACGGCCCGGCCTACCTGGAGACGCTCTACCGCTGA
- a CDS encoding Atu4866 domain-containing protein — translation MSGIDPRKAATVFLAAALTGCGTETPPGPQATPSATQARFPVSGTVHPYVGMWVTADGHIRQELLPDGRYDEARGDRRSAYTGRYEVTGEHIDYWDDSGFTADGRFDGDVLHHGGYLFYREGSAAHRNAVADRASNRPSG, via the coding sequence ATGTCCGGCATCGATCCCCGCAAGGCCGCCACCGTCTTCCTGGCGGCGGCGCTCACCGGCTGCGGCACGGAGACACCGCCCGGACCGCAGGCCACTCCGTCCGCGACGCAGGCGCGGTTCCCGGTCTCCGGGACCGTTCATCCGTACGTCGGGATGTGGGTCACCGCCGACGGCCACATCCGGCAGGAGTTGCTGCCCGACGGCCGGTACGACGAGGCGCGCGGCGACCGGAGGAGCGCCTACACCGGCCGGTACGAGGTGACCGGCGAGCACATCGACTACTGGGACGACAGCGGGTTCACCGCCGACGGCCGGTTCGATGGCGACGTCCTGCACCACGGCGGCTACCTGTTCTACCGGGAGGGCAGTGCGGCCCACCGAAACGCCGTCGCGGACCGGGCGTCGAATCGCCCGTCCGGATAG
- a CDS encoding Hsp20/alpha crystallin family protein, with the protein MTEQSGGRGWRGRQQGWDPMGELQSLRSELSRLVGGRSGSQDVDLAETADGWEVVVRLPGVAPEEVAVELDDRELCVRARSEAEVNADHGIPGGFTTRGFEYRVDLPSRVDPDRIDAVMDHGLLRVRLPRATRPAPRTITVGRTGPRPGADRTPMPADPAADRELHHPDTALDEIDRP; encoded by the coding sequence ATGACCGAACAGAGCGGCGGGCGGGGCTGGCGGGGCCGTCAGCAGGGCTGGGATCCGATGGGCGAACTCCAGTCGCTGCGCTCCGAGCTGAGCCGGCTGGTCGGCGGGCGCTCCGGCAGCCAGGACGTGGACCTGGCCGAGACGGCCGACGGCTGGGAGGTGGTCGTCCGGCTGCCCGGTGTGGCGCCGGAGGAGGTCGCCGTCGAGCTGGACGACCGGGAGCTGTGCGTCCGCGCCCGGTCCGAGGCCGAGGTCAACGCCGACCACGGCATACCGGGCGGGTTCACCACCCGGGGCTTCGAGTACCGCGTGGACCTGCCGTCCCGCGTGGACCCGGACCGGATCGACGCGGTGATGGACCACGGCCTGCTCCGGGTGCGCCTGCCCCGGGCGACCCGGCCCGCGCCGCGCACCATCACCGTCGGCCGGACCGGCCCGCGGCCGGGCGCCGACCGTACGCCGATGCCCGCCGACCCGGCCGCCGACCGGGAGCTGCACCACCCGGACACCGCGCTCGACGAGATCGACAGGCCGTAG
- a CDS encoding DUF3592 domain-containing protein has translation MTIRRPSPLGIAYVLLAVAGGVLLWLPFHTQSALDDWGVTLRERGTPAQALVVDQVTKSGGNRSSSSRTMYFRYVVDGRTHSQEVPCFEVCRAAGTEVPIWVNPADAGDFVTDFGQLSGHRGRVQGVLGAVGLVALGTGVTLMLSRIQRRRAARPRRPRPVAPATDGRGYVGRGKRKRNVRR, from the coding sequence GTGACCATCCGCCGGCCGTCACCGCTCGGCATCGCGTACGTGCTGCTGGCGGTCGCCGGTGGGGTCCTGCTCTGGCTGCCGTTCCACACGCAGTCGGCGCTCGACGACTGGGGGGTGACGCTGCGCGAGCGGGGTACGCCCGCACAGGCGCTCGTCGTCGACCAGGTGACGAAGAGTGGCGGCAACCGGAGTTCCTCGTCGCGCACCATGTACTTCCGTTACGTGGTCGACGGCCGCACGCACTCGCAGGAGGTGCCCTGCTTCGAGGTGTGCCGGGCGGCGGGCACCGAGGTGCCGATCTGGGTCAACCCGGCGGACGCGGGCGACTTCGTCACCGACTTCGGGCAGCTCAGCGGGCACCGCGGGCGCGTGCAGGGCGTACTCGGTGCGGTCGGGCTGGTCGCCCTGGGCACCGGGGTGACGCTCATGCTGTCCCGCATCCAGCGCCGGCGCGCCGCCCGCCCCCGTCGGCCGCGCCCGGTGGCACCGGCAACAGACGGCCGCGGCTATGTCGGCCGGGGCAAACGCAAGCGCAACGTCCGGCGCTGA
- a CDS encoding acyltransferase family protein encodes MTSPPLTKVADREGSPSEEPGGTATAREPGKEATPSRFRADVAGLRAVAVGLVLLYHAGLPFIPGGFVGVDVFFVISGFLITGQLISEIERSGRVSLIGFYARRAKRILPAATVVLAATAVAVRLFVPRGEWQVVGGDIAAAATYIVNWRFADRAVDYLAEDVAPSPVQHFWSLAVEEQFYLLWPLLIVLAILAARKLRRANVRPVLWVGLAVLAVPSFVWSIIETANSPQRAFFVSTTRLWELGVGAAIALLAVRAARMPRSVAVVLGWLGLAAIVAAALLVSGKTAWPGYAAALPTLGAAAVIAAGAAAGPRGPVMVLGTRPFQWIGDLSYSLYLWHWPMLVVAAAHFGDLSLTEGLLVALASVIPAWITFRLVENPLRYSRKISTSPRLALSLGGNFTLAGICAGMVLVLMGAWAAAATTTKGQYAPGAALLSTAPGTAPIGPVPERFDVIKPDPLQIRQGFMDVPDTNRDKCFQQVDGAEVLSCTYGNPNAATTVALVGDSKMDQWLPAFQVLAEQNDWKILIAAKASCPFTSAPAVRADDPSKLYTDCIDWNRSLMRKLVEERPDYLVTSQGAARAFDSGAKEPTVEAMVAGVRSAWKKLDAVGTQVVVLANNPGPGPAVTCADKNRKRLSRCAFDRERHDQDPAYRMQRQAVSGAPKVKMIDLFDAVCPTDRCPVVFGNVLIYRGGSHIGAAYVKTTAPHLARALSDVGVPARFSPAQ; translated from the coding sequence ATGACTTCCCCGCCGTTGACGAAGGTTGCCGATCGGGAAGGTTCACCCTCCGAGGAGCCGGGCGGTACGGCGACCGCACGCGAGCCGGGCAAGGAGGCGACGCCGAGCCGGTTCCGGGCCGACGTCGCCGGGCTCCGGGCCGTCGCCGTGGGGCTGGTGCTGCTCTACCACGCCGGGCTGCCGTTCATCCCCGGTGGTTTCGTCGGCGTCGACGTCTTCTTCGTGATCTCCGGCTTCCTCATCACCGGGCAGCTCATCTCCGAGATCGAGCGCAGCGGCCGGGTCTCGCTGATCGGCTTCTACGCGCGCCGGGCCAAGCGCATCCTGCCCGCCGCAACCGTGGTGCTGGCGGCCACCGCCGTCGCGGTCCGGCTGTTCGTACCCCGGGGTGAGTGGCAGGTCGTCGGCGGTGACATCGCCGCCGCGGCCACGTACATCGTGAACTGGCGCTTCGCCGACCGCGCGGTCGACTACCTGGCCGAGGACGTCGCGCCGTCGCCGGTCCAGCACTTCTGGTCGCTCGCCGTGGAGGAGCAGTTCTACCTGCTCTGGCCGCTGTTGATCGTGCTGGCCATCCTCGCCGCGCGCAAGCTCCGGCGGGCCAACGTACGGCCGGTCCTGTGGGTCGGTCTCGCGGTGCTGGCGGTGCCGTCGTTCGTCTGGTCGATCATCGAGACGGCCAACTCGCCGCAGCGGGCGTTCTTCGTCTCCACCACGCGGCTGTGGGAACTCGGGGTCGGCGCCGCCATCGCGCTGCTGGCGGTCCGCGCCGCGCGGATGCCCCGGTCCGTGGCGGTCGTCCTCGGGTGGCTCGGTCTCGCCGCGATCGTCGCGGCGGCGCTGCTGGTCAGCGGGAAGACCGCATGGCCGGGGTACGCGGCGGCGCTGCCCACGCTCGGCGCGGCGGCGGTGATCGCGGCCGGCGCGGCGGCGGGCCCCCGCGGGCCGGTGATGGTGCTCGGCACGCGTCCGTTCCAGTGGATCGGTGACCTGTCGTACTCGCTCTACCTGTGGCACTGGCCGATGCTCGTGGTGGCCGCCGCGCACTTCGGTGACCTGTCGCTGACCGAGGGCCTGCTGGTGGCGCTCGCCTCGGTGATCCCGGCCTGGATCACGTTCCGGCTGGTGGAGAACCCGCTGCGCTACTCGCGGAAGATCTCCACGTCGCCGCGTCTGGCGTTGAGCCTGGGCGGCAACTTCACGCTCGCCGGCATCTGCGCCGGCATGGTCCTGGTGCTGATGGGCGCGTGGGCCGCCGCCGCGACCACCACCAAGGGCCAGTACGCCCCGGGGGCCGCGTTGCTGTCGACGGCGCCCGGCACCGCCCCGATCGGCCCGGTCCCGGAGCGGTTCGACGTGATCAAACCGGATCCGCTGCAGATCCGGCAGGGCTTCATGGACGTGCCCGACACGAATCGGGACAAGTGCTTCCAGCAGGTCGACGGCGCCGAGGTGCTGTCCTGCACGTACGGCAACCCGAACGCCGCCACCACCGTCGCGCTCGTCGGCGACTCGAAGATGGACCAGTGGCTGCCGGCGTTCCAGGTGCTGGCCGAGCAGAACGACTGGAAGATCCTGATCGCCGCGAAGGCGTCGTGCCCGTTCACCAGCGCGCCCGCGGTCCGGGCGGACGACCCGAGCAAGCTCTACACCGACTGCATCGACTGGAACCGGTCGCTGATGCGCAAACTGGTCGAGGAGCGACCCGACTACCTGGTCACCTCGCAGGGCGCGGCGCGCGCCTTCGACAGCGGCGCGAAGGAGCCGACGGTCGAGGCGATGGTCGCCGGGGTCCGGTCGGCGTGGAAGAAGCTCGACGCCGTGGGCACGCAGGTCGTCGTGCTCGCCAACAACCCCGGCCCCGGGCCGGCGGTGACGTGCGCCGACAAGAACCGCAAGCGCCTGTCCCGGTGCGCGTTCGACAGGGAACGGCACGACCAGGACCCGGCGTACCGGATGCAGCGGCAGGCGGTGTCCGGCGCGCCGAAGGTCAAGATGATCGACCTGTTCGACGCCGTCTGCCCGACCGACAGGTGCCCTGTGGTGTTCGGCAACGTGCTCATCTACCGGGGTGGCTCGCACATCGGCGCGGCGTACGTGAAGACCACCGCACCGCACCTCGCCCGTGCCCTGTCCGACGTGGGCGTGCCGGCGCGCTTCAGCCCGGCCCAGTAG
- a CDS encoding type 1 glutamine amidotransferase domain-containing protein: protein MAATLQGKRIAFLAADGVEEVEYTKPREAVENAGAQVELVSIESGTIQAFNHLDHGKQYQVDVTTKEADAGAYDGLVLPGGVANPDFLRTDPEAVRFVKAFFDAGKPVGVICHGPWTLVEADVVRGRTITSWPSLRTDLTNAGANWVDQEVVTDNGLVSSRKPDDLPAFCAKIVEEFAEGRHAA from the coding sequence ATGGCAGCGACACTTCAGGGCAAGCGCATCGCCTTCCTGGCCGCCGACGGCGTCGAGGAGGTCGAGTACACCAAGCCCCGGGAGGCGGTGGAGAACGCCGGCGCCCAGGTCGAGCTGGTCTCCATCGAGTCCGGCACGATCCAGGCCTTCAACCACCTCGACCACGGCAAGCAGTACCAGGTCGACGTCACCACCAAGGAGGCGGACGCCGGGGCGTACGACGGCCTGGTCCTGCCCGGTGGCGTGGCGAACCCCGACTTCCTGCGGACGGACCCGGAGGCGGTCCGGTTCGTCAAGGCGTTCTTCGACGCCGGCAAGCCGGTCGGGGTGATCTGCCACGGCCCGTGGACGCTCGTCGAGGCGGACGTGGTGCGGGGCCGCACCATCACCTCCTGGCCGAGCCTGCGCACCGACCTCACAAACGCCGGCGCGAACTGGGTCGACCAGGAGGTCGTCACCGACAACGGGCTGGTCAGCAGCCGCAAGCCGGACGACCTGCCGGCGTTCTGCGCGAAGATCGTCGAGGAGTTCGCCGAGGGCCGGCACGCCGCCTGA
- a CDS encoding glycosyltransferase family 2 protein, which produces MTRPLDPGTPERFRQHRRLDVLIPTRNRPAELAVTLSGLAAQEGVPGFGVVVSDQSDGEPAYAHPAAATMVRALRHRGHPVLLTRRLPRRGLAEHRSYLLAQSAADAVLCLDDDVWLEPGALARLVTALGELGCGFVGNAVHGLSYADDVRPETHEHYEEWTGPPVPERIMPGTPEWHRASIHPAANLLHVTEKLDLAAGEWRAYKISWIGGCVLYDRAKLVEAGGFDFWERLPERHQGEDVAAQLAVLERHGGAGVLPSGAYHLESPTTVTERDVEAWEVVLSESPAEV; this is translated from the coding sequence GTGACCCGACCGCTCGACCCGGGCACGCCCGAACGGTTCCGGCAGCACCGCCGCCTCGACGTGCTGATCCCCACCCGCAACCGGCCCGCCGAGCTGGCGGTCACGCTGTCCGGGCTGGCCGCCCAGGAGGGCGTACCCGGGTTCGGCGTGGTGGTCAGCGACCAGTCCGACGGCGAGCCCGCGTACGCGCACCCGGCCGCCGCCACCATGGTCCGCGCGTTGCGGCACCGGGGGCACCCGGTGCTGCTGACCCGGCGACTGCCCCGGCGTGGCCTGGCCGAGCACCGGTCCTACCTGCTGGCCCAGTCGGCGGCCGACGCGGTGCTCTGCCTCGACGACGACGTGTGGCTGGAGCCGGGCGCGCTGGCCCGGCTGGTCACCGCGCTCGGCGAGCTGGGCTGCGGGTTCGTCGGCAACGCGGTGCACGGCCTCTCCTACGCCGACGACGTCCGCCCGGAGACGCACGAGCACTACGAGGAGTGGACCGGGCCGCCGGTACCGGAACGGATCATGCCCGGGACGCCGGAGTGGCACCGGGCGTCCATCCACCCGGCGGCGAACCTGTTGCACGTCACCGAGAAGCTGGACCTGGCGGCGGGCGAGTGGCGGGCGTACAAGATCTCCTGGATCGGCGGCTGCGTTCTCTACGACCGAGCCAAGCTCGTCGAGGCCGGCGGCTTCGACTTCTGGGAGCGGCTGCCCGAGCGGCACCAGGGCGAGGACGTCGCCGCGCAGCTCGCCGTGCTGGAGCGCCACGGCGGCGCCGGGGTCCTGCCCAGCGGGGCCTACCACCTGGAGTCGCCGACCACAGTCACCGAACGCGACGTGGAGGCGTGGGAAGTGGTGCTCAGCGAGTCGCCCGCGGAGGTGTGA
- the rfaE2 gene encoding D-glycero-beta-D-manno-heptose 1-phosphate adenylyltransferase, giving the protein MAGAAAEERRLATVVASWQQRPVLVVGDAMLDEWRFAESERLCREAPAPVLTLRRRISAAGGAANTAVNVAALGGRAALVAPVGADVAGDELHDCLDRAAVWDRTVSQPGRPTPVKRRMLAGNQILLREDSGGPEDGLDADGVARLLTALHCATEELRAVAAGQPLTLVVCDYGLGALPSAVRAWLVANRDRYGTVALDAHDLADWRGLNPTVVTPSFAEATRLLARAAAGFAHAERGAVPSGDVHLDHPAEADGPSELMVGAAPGGSGERAPGSPHPTSGTPAAEAPAGPTGEPMPGEERVALTGDGLSVTGTGVTVSAAAGTGVDRAVLAESRLSELRAHTGADVVAVTLDTEGAVVGGAEGEPRRSHSTPVPASHAVGAGDAYLAAMTLALAADAGLPTAAQLAQLAATITVADTGTCVCRRQDLLAALGTGADEGGHPALVGADELAALVDEHRQAGRSVVFTNGCFDVLHPGHVRYLTQARALGDLLIVAVNSDGSVRRLKGPDRPVNPVEDRIALLAALACVDHVVVFEEDSPARLIEAVRPDVYVKGGDYPPEMVPEAPLVRRLGGQVRTLGYVPDRSTSAIIDRIRAQSVTDTVGEGRPA; this is encoded by the coding sequence ATGGCAGGAGCAGCAGCGGAAGAGCGCCGGCTCGCCACCGTGGTGGCCAGCTGGCAGCAGCGTCCCGTGCTGGTCGTCGGGGACGCCATGCTGGACGAGTGGCGGTTCGCCGAGTCGGAGCGGCTCTGCCGGGAGGCGCCCGCGCCGGTCCTCACCCTGCGGCGGCGGATCTCCGCGGCCGGGGGCGCCGCCAACACCGCGGTGAACGTCGCAGCGCTGGGCGGCCGGGCCGCGCTGGTCGCCCCGGTCGGTGCCGACGTGGCGGGCGACGAACTGCACGACTGCCTGGACCGCGCGGCGGTCTGGGACCGTACGGTGAGCCAGCCGGGCCGGCCCACGCCGGTCAAGCGGCGGATGCTCGCCGGCAACCAGATCCTGCTGCGGGAGGACTCCGGCGGCCCGGAGGACGGCTTGGACGCCGACGGGGTGGCCCGCCTGCTGACCGCGTTGCACTGCGCCACCGAGGAGCTGCGCGCGGTGGCCGCCGGTCAGCCGCTCACGCTCGTGGTCTGCGACTACGGCTTGGGCGCGCTGCCCTCGGCGGTACGCGCCTGGCTGGTCGCCAACCGCGACCGGTACGGCACCGTGGCGCTCGACGCGCACGACCTGGCCGACTGGCGCGGACTGAACCCGACTGTGGTGACGCCGAGCTTCGCCGAGGCGACCCGGCTGCTGGCCCGCGCCGCCGCGGGGTTCGCGCACGCCGAGCGGGGTGCCGTCCCCAGCGGCGACGTGCATCTGGACCACCCGGCCGAGGCCGACGGCCCGTCCGAGCTGATGGTGGGCGCCGCGCCCGGCGGGTCCGGCGAGCGCGCACCCGGCAGCCCGCACCCGACCTCCGGCACGCCCGCCGCCGAGGCCCCCGCCGGGCCGACCGGCGAGCCGATGCCGGGCGAGGAGCGGGTGGCGCTGACCGGCGACGGGCTGAGCGTCACCGGGACCGGCGTGACGGTGAGCGCGGCGGCCGGCACCGGCGTGGACCGGGCCGTGCTGGCCGAGTCGCGCCTGTCCGAGCTGCGCGCGCACACCGGCGCCGACGTGGTGGCGGTGACCCTGGACACCGAGGGCGCGGTGGTCGGTGGCGCCGAGGGCGAGCCCCGGCGCAGCCACAGCACCCCGGTCCCGGCCAGCCACGCGGTGGGCGCCGGGGACGCGTACCTGGCGGCCATGACGCTGGCGCTGGCCGCCGACGCGGGCCTGCCCACCGCCGCCCAGCTCGCCCAGCTCGCCGCCACCATCACGGTGGCCGACACCGGCACCTGCGTGTGCCGCCGGCAGGACCTGCTGGCCGCGCTCGGTACCGGCGCGGACGAGGGTGGGCACCCGGCCCTGGTCGGCGCGGACGAGCTGGCCGCGCTGGTGGACGAACACCGGCAGGCCGGGCGGTCCGTGGTGTTCACCAACGGCTGCTTCGATGTGCTGCACCCGGGGCACGTCCGCTACCTGACCCAGGCCCGCGCGCTCGGCGACCTGCTGATCGTGGCGGTCAACTCGGACGGCAGCGTACGGCGGCTCAAGGGCCCGGACCGGCCGGTCAACCCGGTCGAGGACCGGATCGCCCTGCTGGCGGCGCTGGCCTGCGTGGACCACGTGGTGGTCTTCGAGGAGGACTCCCCGGCCCGGCTGATCGAGGCGGTCCGACCCGACGTCTACGTCAAGGGCGGCGACTACCCGCCGGAGATGGTGCCGGAGGCGCCGCTGGTACGGCGGCTGGGCGGGCAGGTACGCACGCTCGGCTACGTGCCGGACCGCTCCACCTCGGCGATCATCGACCGGATCCGCGCCCAATCTGTCACCGACACGGTCGGCGAGGGCAGGCCGGCGTGA
- a CDS encoding glycosyltransferase family 9 protein: MTSPPASSPRRDPEVLGPVGERVPDVERIAVLRANALGDFIFVLPALDALRSAYPSAEIVLLGAPWHAALWRDRPGPVDRVLVVPAAPGIRDPGPGESPGDVPAFLAAARAERFDLALQVHGGGANSNPFVAGLGARVTAGLRAEGAPPLDRWLRYVYYQHEVIRYLEVAALVGAPATTITPALAVTAADRAEAAAVLGEPTRPRVALHPGATDTRRRWPPERFAEVARELTGDGYEVLVTGTPAEQETVDAVVAAAGVPVRPQVGTLSLGALAAAYADCALVVSNDTGPLHLAAAVGAPTVGVFWVGNLINGASPLRGRHRPIAAWTTHCPVCGVDCTPGIYPHRPGDGECPHRVSFVADVPAAEVLEAARELLTPPRATR, encoded by the coding sequence GTGACCAGCCCGCCCGCCAGCTCGCCGCGCCGCGACCCGGAGGTGCTCGGCCCGGTCGGCGAGCGCGTCCCTGACGTCGAGCGGATCGCCGTGCTGCGTGCCAACGCACTCGGCGACTTCATCTTCGTGCTGCCGGCGCTCGACGCGCTGCGGTCCGCGTACCCGTCGGCGGAGATCGTGCTGCTCGGCGCGCCGTGGCACGCGGCGCTCTGGCGCGACCGGCCCGGCCCGGTGGACCGGGTGCTGGTGGTGCCGGCGGCGCCCGGCATCCGCGACCCGGGGCCCGGCGAGTCGCCGGGTGACGTCCCGGCGTTCCTCGCCGCCGCCCGCGCCGAACGGTTCGACCTGGCGTTGCAGGTACACGGCGGCGGTGCCAACTCGAACCCGTTCGTGGCCGGGCTGGGCGCGCGGGTGACCGCCGGCCTGCGCGCCGAGGGCGCGCCGCCGCTGGACCGGTGGCTGCGCTACGTCTACTACCAGCACGAGGTGATCCGCTACCTGGAGGTCGCGGCCCTGGTCGGGGCGCCCGCCACCACGATCACCCCGGCGCTCGCGGTCACCGCCGCCGACCGGGCGGAGGCCGCCGCCGTGCTCGGCGAACCCACCCGCCCTCGGGTCGCGCTGCACCCGGGCGCCACCGACACGCGGCGGCGCTGGCCGCCGGAACGCTTCGCCGAGGTCGCCCGCGAGCTGACCGGAGACGGGTACGAGGTGCTGGTCACCGGCACCCCCGCCGAGCAGGAGACGGTCGACGCGGTGGTGGCGGCGGCCGGGGTGCCGGTACGTCCCCAGGTCGGGACGCTCAGCCTGGGCGCGCTCGCGGCCGCGTACGCGGACTGCGCGCTCGTGGTCTCCAACGACACCGGACCGCTGCACCTGGCCGCCGCCGTGGGCGCGCCGACAGTGGGCGTCTTCTGGGTCGGCAACCTGATCAACGGGGCGTCGCCGCTGCGCGGGCGGCACCGCCCGATCGCCGCCTGGACCACCCACTGCCCGGTCTGCGGCGTCGACTGCACACCCGGGATCTACCCGCACCGGCCGGGCGACGGCGAGTGCCCGCACCGCGTCTCGTTCGTGGCCGACGTGCCCGCCGCCGAGGTGCTCGAGGCGGCCCGGGAGCTGCTCACACCTCCGCGGGCGACTCGCTGA
- a CDS encoding DUF2231 domain-containing protein, with product MESRLKVLGHPVHPMLVMFPVALFVTAVIFDVVDTVGGPGFLAEVAYWNITVGLIGGLLAAAAGAFDLLALPAGTRAKRVGLTHAAANVAVILLFAAVWAVRLNADSRAAGGALIAIEVVALAILGVSAWLGGELVDRLGVGVDPEHDLNAPSSLRPHSATQRIGDAR from the coding sequence ATGGAGAGCCGGCTCAAGGTGCTCGGCCATCCCGTGCACCCGATGCTCGTGATGTTCCCGGTGGCGCTCTTCGTGACCGCGGTGATCTTCGACGTGGTGGACACAGTGGGCGGGCCCGGCTTCCTCGCCGAGGTCGCGTACTGGAACATCACCGTCGGCCTGATCGGCGGCCTGCTGGCCGCGGCAGCGGGGGCGTTCGACCTGCTCGCCCTGCCGGCCGGCACCCGCGCCAAGCGGGTCGGGCTCACCCACGCCGCCGCCAACGTGGCGGTCATCCTGCTGTTCGCCGCGGTCTGGGCGGTACGGCTCAACGCCGACTCCCGCGCGGCCGGTGGCGCGCTGATCGCTATCGAGGTGGTCGCGCTGGCGATCCTCGGCGTCAGTGCCTGGCTCGGTGGCGAACTGGTGGACCGGCTCGGTGTCGGCGTCGACCCGGAGCACGATCTCAACGCGCCCAGCTCGCTGCGACCCCACTCGGCGACACAGCGGATCGGAGACGCGCGATGA